From a region of the Arachis ipaensis cultivar K30076 chromosome B09, Araip1.1, whole genome shotgun sequence genome:
- the LOC110266885 gene encoding transcription factor bHLH155-like: MDSKNYDLDEFFPSISFDCLYDPNPNNPSVFIYELDSLHESQLLLSDIDHNNGLVLKCNGSMKCVTDQDPLFDPLEEQVLSESALTSLCIMNNAMENQHSNQVIMAEADFPSNSEVSKNLLERIDVSEEFLNFTSLDEICQWFDASQEDNNSNTFPESMQCDATSFSWKSVKDSYENCLLGSMEPELNLIAPVAMSSADDTASFECLSEFDFDALTGLLSDSSIEELLNCEEANCNNPLNNGSSAVLELSSENNKMEMMENISNPMNFTKNLAWFQARNNLTQPVPDLDTANKIKRKKEEPKKPSKKKDKAGECSRPRPKDRQRIQDCIQQLRTIIPGKDVKECSIDNLLECSIRYMSFLSSTAHYANKLQEPDKPKVTN; the protein is encoded by the exons ATGGATTCTAAAAACTATGATTTGGATGAGTTTTTTCCTTCCATTTcctttgattgtttatatgatcCGAACCCCAACAACCCTTCAGTTTTCATATATGAATTGGATTCTCTACATGAATCTCAATTGTTACTATCAGATATCGATCATAATAATGGTTTGGTTTTGAAGTGTAACGGTTCTATGAAATGCGTCACTGACCAAGACCCTCTTTTTGATCCATTGGAGGAACAAGTGTTATCTGAATCAGCATTGACCTCATTGTGCATAATGAACAATGCAATGGAAAATCAACATTCTAATCAAGTGATTATGGCAGAAGCTGATTTTCCATCAAATTCTGAGGTATCCAAGAATTTGTTAGAGCGAATTGATGTGTCAGAAGAGTTCTTGAACTTCACTTCATTGGACGAAATTTGCCAATGGTTTGATGCTTCACAAGAGGATAATAACTCAAACACATTTCCTGAATCAATGCAATGTGATGCTACTTCCTTTTCTTGGAAATCAGTTAAGGATAGCTATGAGAATTGTCTATTGGGAAGCATGGAACCCGAGTTGAATTTGATTGCACCAGTGGCGATGAGTTCTGCTGATGATACTGCCAGCTTTGAATGCCTATCAGAGTTTGATTTTGATGCGCTAACAGGCTTATTGTCAGATTCATCAATTGAAGAGCTTTTGAATTGTGAAGAAGCAAATTGCAACAACCCTTTGAATAATGGTTCTAGTGCTGTTTTGGAGTTATCATCAGAAAATAATAAAATGGAGATGATGGAGAACATTTCAAATCCAATGAACTTCACAAAAAATCTTGCTTGGTTTCAAGCTAGAAATAACTTGACCCAGCCGGTTCCGGATTTGGACACAGCAAACAAAatcaagagaaagaaagaggagcCGAAAAAACCTAGCAAGAAGAAGGACAAGGCAGGGGAGTGTAGTCGGCCACGACCAAAAGATCGCCAGAGGATTCAAGACTGCATTCAACAATTGAGAACAATCATCCCTGGCAAGGATGTTAAAGAG TGTAGCATTGATAATTTGTTAGAGTGCTCCATCAGATACATGAGTTTCTTGTCAAGCACTGCACACTATGCAAACAAGCTACAAGAACCAGATAAGCCTAAGGTAACTAATTAA